One window of Camelina sativa cultivar DH55 chromosome 4, Cs, whole genome shotgun sequence genomic DNA carries:
- the LOC104783179 gene encoding AT-rich interactive domain-containing protein 1-like isoform X2 → MAGWSMVADEDAVDLNKTPKNLDATKSVNPESTGSGFEKKIKELISLFRPLLESFLREFCSADSFRPLPPMTGDGRTVDLFNLFLNVSHKGGFDAVSLNGLWDEVAQDSGLGSFNSASAKLIYVKYLDALARWLNRVTAGDTDASSLELSGISDALVARLKVFLSEVKRKYELRKGQTAKELGAELKWFISKTKRRYDKYQTGKEPCSNDAVKEIQGSKFTEKRLEKIMILESGNQDYSSPGKRKRECPLETLKWLGEAAKDPSDPSIGRVPDRSKWVAYGSEEPWKQLLLFRASITNNDPACEKTWQKLQKMHPSMYDDSAGPGYNLRERLSYDGSQFNDKNSSDEEDRPCALVGSEFQADVPEWTDITPESDSKWLGTRIWPLTKEQSKNNLLIERDRIGKGREDSCGCHNPGSIECVKFHIRAKQDKLKLELGPAFYMWCFDVMGEGTLQYWTDIELKKIKSLMSFPPSLSQAFFDQAKTILSSKSRGKIVSYYYNVTLLQYRANQSRTTHDIDSDTDQFFIGATENENPTLEANTSQKPGLLSPKKKRCR, encoded by the exons ATGGCGGGTTGGTCGATGGTAGCTGACGAGGATGCCGTCGATCTTAACAAAACTCCGAAGAACCTCGACGCCACTAAAAGCGTTAACCCAGAATCTACAGGGTCTGGCTTTGAAAAGAAGATTAAAGAACTCATCTCTTTGTTCCGACCTTTACTTGAATCTTTCCTTCGCGAGTTCTGTTCCGCGGATAGCTTCCGACCTCTTCCTCCGATGACTGGCGACGGGAGAACCGTTGatttgttcaatctttttttgaaCGTGAGTCACAAAGGCGGATTTGATGCAGTTTCTCTAAATGGGTTGTGGGATGAGGTTGCTCAAGACTCTGGATTAGGGTCTTTTAACTCAGCATCTGCTAAACTGATCTATGTCAAGTACCTTGATGCACTTGCTCGATGGTTGAACAGAGTTACTGCTGGTGATACTGATGCCAGTAGCCTTGAGTTGTCTGGAATCTCTGATGCTTTGGTGGCTAGACTTAAAGTTTTCTTATCTGAGGTGAAAAGGAAGTATGAGCTGAGGAAAGGTCAAACTGCAAAGGAGTTAGGAGCAGAGCTTAAATGGTTTATATCAAAAACGAAGAGAAGGTACGATAAGTACCAAACTGGCAAAGAGCCTTGTTCGAATGATGCTGTGAAAGAAATCCAGGGATCCAAGTTTACAGAAAAAAGACTGGAGAAGATAATGATCCTTGAATCCGGTAATCAGGACTACTCTTCGCCTGGGAAGAGAAAACGAGAATGTCCTTTAGagacattgaaatggttaggcGAGGCTGCTAAGGATCCATCTGATCCATCTATCGGTCGTGTGCCAGATAGATCAAAGTGGGTAGCTTACGGGAGTGAAGAGCCATGGAAACAACTTCTTCTGTTTAGGGCCTCTATAACAAACAACGATCCAGCTTGTGAAAAGACTTGGCAG AAACTCCAGAAGATGCACCCATCCATGTACGATGATAGTGCTGGACCTGGTTACAATCTAAGGGAGAGGCTGAGTTACGATGGTAGTCAGTTTAATGACAAGAACAGTTCAGATGAGGAGGATAGACCATGTGCTCTAGTTGGGTCAGAGTTTCAAGCTGATGTACCGGAGTGGACTGACATAACCCCTGAAAGCGATTCAAAGTGGTTGGGCACTCGGATCTGGCCACTGACCAAAGAACAAAGCAAGAATAATCTTCTTATTGAAAGAGATCGTATTGGAAAAGGAAGAGAGGATTCTTGTGGCTGCCATAATCCAGGATCCATCGAGTGTGTCAAGTTTCATATCCGTGCAAAACAGGATAAACTGAAACTTGAACTTGGTCCAGCTTTCTACATGTGGTGTTTTGATGTCATGGGTGAAGGTACTCTTCAGTATTGGACAGACATAGAACTGAAGAAGATAAAGTCTTTGATGAGTTTTCCACCTTCACTTAGCCAAGCTTTCTTCGATCAGGCCAAGACAATCCTTTCGTCAAAGAGCAGAGGAAAAATCGTGAGCTACTACTACAACGTGACTCTTTTGCAGTATAGGGCAAATCAGAGTAGAACCACTCATGATATAGACAGTGATACTGATCAATTCTTCATCGGTGCAACAGAGAATGAAAATCCAACCCTCGAAGCAAACACATCCCAGAAACCCGGCTTGCTTTCccctaagaaaaaaagatgtcGATAG
- the LOC104783179 gene encoding AT-rich interactive domain-containing protein 1-like isoform X1, giving the protein MGSINGCRVRCSLSMAGWSMVADEDAVDLNKTPKNLDATKSVNPESTGSGFEKKIKELISLFRPLLESFLREFCSADSFRPLPPMTGDGRTVDLFNLFLNVSHKGGFDAVSLNGLWDEVAQDSGLGSFNSASAKLIYVKYLDALARWLNRVTAGDTDASSLELSGISDALVARLKVFLSEVKRKYELRKGQTAKELGAELKWFISKTKRRYDKYQTGKEPCSNDAVKEIQGSKFTEKRLEKIMILESGNQDYSSPGKRKRECPLETLKWLGEAAKDPSDPSIGRVPDRSKWVAYGSEEPWKQLLLFRASITNNDPACEKTWQKLQKMHPSMYDDSAGPGYNLRERLSYDGSQFNDKNSSDEEDRPCALVGSEFQADVPEWTDITPESDSKWLGTRIWPLTKEQSKNNLLIERDRIGKGREDSCGCHNPGSIECVKFHIRAKQDKLKLELGPAFYMWCFDVMGEGTLQYWTDIELKKIKSLMSFPPSLSQAFFDQAKTILSSKSRGKIVSYYYNVTLLQYRANQSRTTHDIDSDTDQFFIGATENENPTLEANTSQKPGLLSPKKKRCR; this is encoded by the exons ATGGGATCTATTAATGGTTGTAGGGTTCGTTGTTCGTTGTCAATGGCGGGTTGGTCGATGGTAGCTGACGAGGATGCCGTCGATCTTAACAAAACTCCGAAGAACCTCGACGCCACTAAAAGCGTTAACCCAGAATCTACAGGGTCTGGCTTTGAAAAGAAGATTAAAGAACTCATCTCTTTGTTCCGACCTTTACTTGAATCTTTCCTTCGCGAGTTCTGTTCCGCGGATAGCTTCCGACCTCTTCCTCCGATGACTGGCGACGGGAGAACCGTTGatttgttcaatctttttttgaaCGTGAGTCACAAAGGCGGATTTGATGCAGTTTCTCTAAATGGGTTGTGGGATGAGGTTGCTCAAGACTCTGGATTAGGGTCTTTTAACTCAGCATCTGCTAAACTGATCTATGTCAAGTACCTTGATGCACTTGCTCGATGGTTGAACAGAGTTACTGCTGGTGATACTGATGCCAGTAGCCTTGAGTTGTCTGGAATCTCTGATGCTTTGGTGGCTAGACTTAAAGTTTTCTTATCTGAGGTGAAAAGGAAGTATGAGCTGAGGAAAGGTCAAACTGCAAAGGAGTTAGGAGCAGAGCTTAAATGGTTTATATCAAAAACGAAGAGAAGGTACGATAAGTACCAAACTGGCAAAGAGCCTTGTTCGAATGATGCTGTGAAAGAAATCCAGGGATCCAAGTTTACAGAAAAAAGACTGGAGAAGATAATGATCCTTGAATCCGGTAATCAGGACTACTCTTCGCCTGGGAAGAGAAAACGAGAATGTCCTTTAGagacattgaaatggttaggcGAGGCTGCTAAGGATCCATCTGATCCATCTATCGGTCGTGTGCCAGATAGATCAAAGTGGGTAGCTTACGGGAGTGAAGAGCCATGGAAACAACTTCTTCTGTTTAGGGCCTCTATAACAAACAACGATCCAGCTTGTGAAAAGACTTGGCAG AAACTCCAGAAGATGCACCCATCCATGTACGATGATAGTGCTGGACCTGGTTACAATCTAAGGGAGAGGCTGAGTTACGATGGTAGTCAGTTTAATGACAAGAACAGTTCAGATGAGGAGGATAGACCATGTGCTCTAGTTGGGTCAGAGTTTCAAGCTGATGTACCGGAGTGGACTGACATAACCCCTGAAAGCGATTCAAAGTGGTTGGGCACTCGGATCTGGCCACTGACCAAAGAACAAAGCAAGAATAATCTTCTTATTGAAAGAGATCGTATTGGAAAAGGAAGAGAGGATTCTTGTGGCTGCCATAATCCAGGATCCATCGAGTGTGTCAAGTTTCATATCCGTGCAAAACAGGATAAACTGAAACTTGAACTTGGTCCAGCTTTCTACATGTGGTGTTTTGATGTCATGGGTGAAGGTACTCTTCAGTATTGGACAGACATAGAACTGAAGAAGATAAAGTCTTTGATGAGTTTTCCACCTTCACTTAGCCAAGCTTTCTTCGATCAGGCCAAGACAATCCTTTCGTCAAAGAGCAGAGGAAAAATCGTGAGCTACTACTACAACGTGACTCTTTTGCAGTATAGGGCAAATCAGAGTAGAACCACTCATGATATAGACAGTGATACTGATCAATTCTTCATCGGTGCAACAGAGAATGAAAATCCAACCCTCGAAGCAAACACATCCCAGAAACCCGGCTTGCTTTCccctaagaaaaaaagatgtcGATAG